Genomic segment of Solanum stenotomum isolate F172 unplaced genomic scaffold, ASM1918654v1 scaffold18682, whole genome shotgun sequence:
ctaacatatatttttttggctGATTTAAATTGCTATTTAAATACTTTGTacattttaacttatttttttaatctaatgAAGACAATTCAACTGTGAAATTAAGATCCCAATTTTGGTCTATGAGTCAATGAATTATCTCTTTGGAATTTTTGATACGACAATAACTGAGAAATAAATAAACTGAAAATATCCTGTGGGTTCCCTTCTTCTAAGATAAAGATagactgaattttttttttaataaaggaCCACTAATGACTTTTGACAAATTAATTTACAAGTCCTCCGTGAGAAGGCATGCAAATGCAACTACCCAATTAAGTCCAATTATATTTGAgcagattcaaaatttaaagtttagaaaaaaatttaaaaacctttctttacattttatttgttttataggTCTTTTTTCACATTTGCAATATTACGACTACAActcttgtattttattttatttatttttaataaaataataatatatatcagGATTGATTTGTCCTCTCTAAAATCAtgctcttttaattaattattattttactaataTTATCTTCAAAAAGTTATTTATCTTTAAGGAATACTGAAATAGAATATTATGAATTGTTCACCATTACTCTTGAGGTTGTTGTACAAGGGAGGTAGATGAAACATTGAAAATatgaattcatattaatttgtatttattataattttggtatattttaatatataaatttatgttctACGTCAAAAATATGTGAACTCATATTGAAATATTGAATTTGCCCCTGAATTTATATTCCTTTCCGTGTGTGTCATACGTGATGCGTATTTGGGAGAAGACTtctaattctttaaaaaaaattaattccaaataattcaaaaatgggTTAGATGAAATCACTAATTCTTtttgctttcattttttttttttactaatatgaTGTTtaaatgatatgaaattatttattcatttttgtcatCTTTGAAATTTGGATCATGATCTTTAAAACTTACGTCCACACTTTATCGATCATTAAACCAATCgttaattctttctttttaatatagTTTAATTCTTCCATCAATAACCAAGCCTAATAATGATAACCATCTTTGTTAGCCGCCTCAATGTCAAAAAAACATTTGCCTATTTATATATTGTCcgttcattttatttgtttagtattaatttaacatatttttatagaataataaataaaataattgaatcaatGCAATAAGAATTGATTAAAGTTAATAATGTGTGGATTAAAAACTGAGTATAGTGAACGAGTAAAAATAAACGGAACAAAAATaccaactttaaaaaaaaaagagaaaaaacatgtCCTCAAATCATTGTCACTCTTAAATTCCCACTTGctaataaattattatagtaTGAATACTTTTTATCTTTGTCCTTTCAATTTGAACCAACTAGaatgtttcttttatttaattttttaaattcttgaaCCAATTCGATATGTTTGACTAaatcttaaaaacaaaaaaaactacacATTATAAAGCAACCCCATTACTTCTTTCCCttcatcaactttcaacatTTATGATTTTATCCAAATTCTTGAAACCTTGAAAAGTTTGAAACTTTACtatctttttccctttttagttTTATCATTTCTTGTTTTGTCTTTCCCTTTGATAACATCATCAAGAATTTTGCTTAAAGGTGATTCTTTTTCAGTTAAAGATGATTCACATTTCATTACTTCTCCACAAAAAACATTCACTTGTGGTTTTTATCCTATAGAAAGTACTAGTAATGCTTATTATTTTGGAATTTGGTACACAAATTCAAGAGAAAAAACTGTTgtttggaatgctaaacaagaTAGGCCTGTTAATCTCAAAGGGTCAAAGTTAACATTAAGAAAGAATGGAGCTTTAGTTTTAACAGATGTTGATGATACAATTGTTTGGCAAACAAACACAACATCATTTGATGTTGAAAAGGCTGAGGTTCTTGAAACAGGAAACTTAGTATTGAAGAATCCTAAAGGTGATATTTTGTGGCAGAGTTTTGATTTGCCTACTGATACTTTATTGCCTGATCAAAGATTTACCAAGAATCATAGATTAGTTCCTCCTTTGAGGAAAGGGAGTTTATCACCTGGATACTTTAGTTTGTACTTTGATAGTGATAATGTATTGAGAATGATTTATGATGGTCCTTTCGTTTCGAGTATATACTGGCCTAATCGCGAAAGGGATGTGTATGGGAATGGTAGAACTAGTCAGAATAGTAGTAGATTTGCTTATTTTGATGGAATGGGTAGATTTTTCTCAAGTGATATGTTGCAATTCAATGTTTCTGATATGGGGCTTGGGATATTGAGAAGATTGACTATAAATACTGATGGGAATTTGAGGATGTATAGTTTGGATAACTCGACAGGGTTATGGAAGATGTCGTGGCAAGCTATTGCACAACCTTGTATTGTGCATGGAATATGTGGAAGATTTTCGATATGTACTTATGTATCGAAGCCTAAATGTACATGTCCTCCTGGATATGAGATGGTTGATGGAAGTGATTGGAGTAGAGGTTGTAGGCCAATGTTTAGATCAAGAAGTTTGGAGTCTAGACATGTCAAGTTTGTGGAAGTTCCTAATGTTGATTATTGGGGTTTTGATCTCAATGCCACTACTCCTTTGTCATTTGAATCTTGTAGGGAATTGTGCTTGGGTGATCCACGTTGTCGTGCATTTGTCTATAGGCGTACTGGGGAGGGATCATGCTATACTAAAGGCATCCTTTTCAATGGATACAGGTCTCCTGGTTTCCCTGGAAGTGTATTCTTGAAACTCCCTATGAATCTAAGTGCATCAGAATCAGGTCATTTGATGCTTGAAGGTACTGATGCAAAATGTGGATTGAGTCCTGAAAACGTTCTTTTTGGTTCTCCTTCTATGTATGTCTTGGATTTTAAGAAGGTGAAGTGGATTTATCTTTACCTGTTCTGttccacccttggtggaatagAGATTATGTTCTTCGTGTTAGGCTGGTGGGCGTTGTTTAGTAAACATGGGATTCCTGCCTCCATTGAGGATGGATATAAAATGGTGTCATCGACTCAATTCAGAAGGTTTACGTATACTGAACTTAAGAAAGCAACAAAAAACTTCAAGGTTGAGCTAGGAAGAGGAGGTTCAGGAGCTGTTTATAAAGGAGTTTTAGCAGATGGAAGAGCGGTTGCAGTCAAGAAACTTTCAAATGAGTTTCAAGAAGAATTTTGGGCAAAGATGACTACCATAGGAAGAATCAACCATATGCATTTGGTGAGGATGTGGGGATTTTGTTCTGAAGGTAGACGTCAGCTTTTGGTCTATGAATACGTCGAGAACTCATCACTTGACAGGCATCTTTCCAGGGCTGATATTCTTGGATGGAAACAAAGGTTTGCAGTGGCACTAGGGACAGCCAAAGGTCTGGCATATCTTCATGATGAATGTCTTGAATGGGTGATTCATTGTGATGTGAAGCCTGAAAATATACTTCTCGATAGTGAATTCGAGCCCAAGATTGCAGATTTTGGACTTGCAAAGCTGTCCCAAAGAGGCGGCCCTGGTTCAGATTTCACCAAGATTCGCGGTACTAAAGGCTACATGGCTCCTGAATGGGCTTTGAACCAACCTATAACAGCAAAAGTTGATGTTTATGCCTTTGGGATTGTAATACTAGAAATGATCAAAGGAAGTAGGCTATCAAGTTGGGTGGTGGATGATAGTGAATGTGATCACGAACAAGATTCACAGCTTGGAAAATTTGTCAGGATGGTGAAGAGGAAGATTCAAAGTGGAGAAGATTCTTGGGTGGAGAAACTTGTCGATCCACGACTAGAAGGCAAATTTAGCAAGAACCAGGCAGTGACACTGCTTGAAATAGGCCTTTCTTGTGTTGAGCAAGACAGAAACAAAAGGCCTACAATGGCCTCAGTAGTCCAAACATTGCTGGATTGTGAAGATGAAACAACACAAATAACATAGGAATTTCCATTTCTAAATGTAAATACTGACTGGAATTTGTGAATGGAAATTGAATAAAccattttgttttttcatttttgactACCAAACTCTTATAATTCTCTTAATATCCGCGCCTAACTCTTGCAATCTTGATGATACTAGCTAATTCTGTGATGGAAATCTTTGACTATCATTGGTATTTACTTCAACTGAAACAATAAATATGAAGATATGGTGGTCAAGGATTACTGTATATGACCATAAATATGAAGATATGGTGGTCAAGGATTACTGTAGAAGGTTAAAAAGTGATAAAGTGTGGTCGCTCGTTAGTTGGGAGATGCAAACCCCGTATGCTCTTCTCCTAGTAGTAGTATTTGGAAATCATGTGACCCCCTTCTATCAATAACTTCTCTTTTAAGCGGAAGTTCTATCCGAAACAACCCCTCTATTCATAAAGATAGTGTATGATCTGTGTTTCAGACCCCACTCATGGATTAcactgagttgttattgttattatatatatttaattcgTTCGAATTCTTTGtgtaatttatttctttatattccGCACTAAGAATGCGTGTGTGCAAGgtcatttccttttttattctctttgttGTCTTGAAAATGATATGCACGAGtcttttttctattcttttggTGTAAAAAGGACGATCTCTTTTGCATAGTTCATTAATATAGAAATAGTTAAGACTCATACAAAAAGGAACATGGCTTAATTACTATTCAACTGTGATATTAAGAATCCAATTTTGGTCTTTGAGTCAATGGATTGTACCTTAGAAGTTTAAGTACATGACAATaacttaaagaaaataaatattcatgCCATCCGTCTTTATTTGTTCATTACATGTTTGATTTGGTACACCTTTAGAATACAATAAATTATAGGGTACTTTTACTACGTTATCCCTATCAATTACAGTTCATCTAAATGTTGTAAAATGAATACTCTCGGATAAGTACTTTTAGTATATTGAACAAGTAAAGATGAACGGAGGAATTAAGTAAACTAGCCTTGTGGAAACTAGAAATATATTCCAGTGGGTGCTCTTTTTCTAAGGTAAAGATAAAGACTGGAAAAACAAAACCAATATAAAAGACCAATAGTGAGTGACTTTTGACAAGTTCTCCATGGAAAGGCAAATgcaactctctctctctctcaattACTCCAATTCTAATCTATTCCCCACTTGTATCATGAGTTTATATGAGAAGACTTTGAATATATTCTTTTAtaccataaaattcaaaaataggcCTAGTTGAGTCGCCATTTTTCTTGCTtttgcaatttctttttttaggtAGTGGTTAATGATGGTGGTTGATTATGGTAATTGATTGTGATGATTGATAATTGTGGTTGATGATAGTGATAATTGATAGCGATGATTGTCAACATATAGTGATGGTTAGTGATGGTGATTGTCAATATACAGCGATGGATGGTTATTATAGTAATAGTTGTTGACGGTAACGATAGAATATAATGGCTAATAATGGTGATAACTAGTTGTGGTAATTGATGACAATGATGTTATGAATGGGGACGGTGGTGGTAGGTAATGAACGATAATAGTTAATAATGGTGGGCGTTAGTGATAGTTAGAGATGAAAAAGGATGGACTAACCGTTAATGTCATCTTTAAGAATCCTTAATAGTCAACTGTCAAGGTAGATTAAAGGTTGGTTCACAAAGTCATATAAGAAACaagctaaataaaataatataccgATACTATTGAATATAAAATCTTATGAATCAAGTACGAAATATTTTCTATATCTTCCCTGTTTATAAGACAAACAACTTAATTCTTGAATGGGTGATTCATTGTGATGTGAAGCCTGAAAATATACTTCTCGATAGTGAATTCGAGCCCAAGATTGCAGATTTTGGCCTTGCAAAGCTCTCCCAAAGAGGTGGTCCTGGTTCAGATTTCACAAAGATTCACGGTACTAAAGGCTATATGGCTCCTGAATGGGCATTGAACCAACCTATAACAGGAAAAGTTGATGTTTATGCCTTTGGGATTGTAATACTAGAAATGATCGAAGGAAGTAGGCTGTCAAGTTGGGTGGTGGATGATAGTGAATGTGATCACGAACAAGATTCACAGCTCGGAAAATTTGCCAGGTTGGTGAAGAGGAAGAATCAAAGTGGAGAAGATTCTTGGGTGGAGAAATTTGTCGATCCACGACTAGAAGGCAAATTTAGCAAGAACCAGGCAGTGACACTGATTGAAATAGGCCTTTCTTGTGTAGAGCAAGACAGAAACAAAAGGCCTACAATGGCCTCAGTAGTCCAAACATTGCTGGATTGTGAAGATGAAACAACACAAATAACATAGGAATTTCCCTTTCTAAATGTAAAGAGTGATTGGAATATTTGAATGGAAATTGAATAAACCATTTTGTTTTTTCATCTTTGATTATCAAACtcttataattttcttaatatcCGCGTGTTAACTTCTGCAATCTTGATCATACTAGTTAATTATGTGATGGAAATCTTTCAtctttaactaaaaaaaaaattaacaaaaggACTCAAATTACACATATAGAAGTTCTTCATTTAGAGTTTTCAGACAATAGAACAGCATCTTGCGAAATCCTAAGTAAACAACAAGAAGAAGTAGGGTTTGAGGAGGGTAACATTTACGCAACCTTACCCCTGCTTTTGggatagagagattgtttccgaTTGACCCTTGGCAACCCTCCTCCTCTATTCGGGCTTGGGACTAATAATGTGAAATCTCAATTAAACATTCTTCATTAATGTTCCATGTTTCCTTCTTATGCAACATTGgagtattataaattaaattactgtcCTTGTATATGACTAGTGGAGTAATATCATTTAGCCATGATCACAAACCAAAAAAATGTATACTATTTCATACCTTTTCCTTCCATTcggcatttttttttaatcaatgtAATGCGTTTTGGAGCAATAGTAAAGTTGTGTCTGTATGACTTATAGGTTATGTCTCGAGATGAGTCTTTGAAACTTTTTTATGTATTGTTGCTGATGCAACAGAAACATATGATGCTTTCCTTTTTGCGTATATCGCCACTCTTTTTGCGTATACTTTTGATATAGTTCTCACGAAATCTAATCTAAATATCGCTAATATCTGAAAATTAGctaagtaattttattaatctaataaggttattttatttttaatatgttgTATTGTCTACAAAGTAGTCCAAGTTCACATCGTATTAAATATagtatatgttcctttatatcTTATATACACTGTCATTCctataatttttactttttttttccaccTTAAAGTCACTCAAAACAAAAATCTCACTTCTTATTTTACAAGtattttatactttaaaaatagAGGCAATTTAAGGTGACACTCTTTTTATCAAATCATTCAATggaaaaatctaatttttatatgtttctcTGATTCTCTCATGCACGCCCCCACAACCCCACCCACCCCTCCCCACCCACTCTTGTGAAATTCCTACTAGGTAAACTGTGGCGAAATAAGTAGAGCTTAACCTAGCTTAATCATACAATCATCATCAAATCTTGAACTAATCCACTACTCATTTTGCTTTTTTActgcatttctttcatttctagGCTTTATTTGGGAAATCCCAGAATATTTGTCgacttttcttgaattaatttaagcaaaaaaattGTGGGGTTGGTAGAAAATGGCTGGTTGTTCATCAGGTAACAGGTTATTTCAGTTTACATCTCTGAAAAATGAAATCTTTATCATGGGGTCCATTAAAGACTCTAACTTTACGTTTGTTAAGAGCCAAGATTTTGTGGGTATGAGGAAAATCGGTTATTTGGTTTGTCAGAAGAATTACAAGTCAAGATTTTTGGTTAAGAGTTCATTGAATCCAGAGGGTAAATCAATATCTGGTGTTAGTGTAGAGACAGTACTCAAAGAGAATGATACTTATTCTGTTGGGAAAGATGTAAGTCTTCTTGATGCTGATAATGGTGGTGATGGGGAGGGAGATTTAGCTGTTGGGAATGGTGGAAATGGGAAATACCCTGGTGGTGGTGGCGGCGGCggaggtggtggtggaggtGACAATGGAGAAGGTgatgaggaagaagatgaatttGGGCCATTACTGAAGTTTGAGGATGTGATGAGAGAGGCAGAGGCTCGTGGGGCTACACTTCCTGCTGATATGATAGAGGCTGCAAAGAGTGTTGGGATCAGAAAGCTACTTTTGCTTAGATATTTGGACTTGCAGGTAAACATTGATTAGGTGAAAATAATTAACCTGTTTACAAAATGGTTTATTGGACATGTGCATTTTGATTGTTTCTTTGATTGGCAATTCGTGTTTTCGTGAATGTAGGGGTCAGCTTGGCTCGGAGCTGCAATGAGGTCGTCCGCTATGCTGCGGAACAGAATGTTGGCTGATCCATCATTTCTTTTCAAAGTTGGAACTGAGGTTTGTGTTAAGCTTGATTTTGATATTTCTGTTCTGTAAATAAATCATTGAATTGTAGTACAGTAGAAATAATTGCTCCTTGAGCTACTGCTATTAGTGTGCATCGTGTTGTGTCTGTGATTCTGTTTACATATCTTACGACTTGGAGCAATTAGTAATTCTAGTTGTATAACCATGCTAAACTTGCATTACGCGTGGTGAATTTCTATGGACCTTGAAATCACGTGGCACCTTACCTACTGTTCATTGTTTTTTTGTTTCGTCGTGATGTTTATACTTGATATGCCTTTTACTTAGAATTCACGGGTTCCGTTGGTTCTGTGATGTAGATAGTCATTGATACTACTTGTGCAACAGTAGCAGAAGTCCAAAAGAGGGGCAAAGATTTTTGGGCGGAATTTGAATTGTATGCTGCAGATATGTTGGTTGGCATTGCTGTCAATGTAGCTCTAGTTGGGTTGCTAGCACCATATGCTCGAATTGGGCAACCGTCTGTATCTCAAGGTTTTGTTGGTCGTTTTCAGAGAGCTTATGGAGCACTTCCAAGCAGGTTTTGACTTATGCAATCCCTGTGATATTGTTGCATTTAATTTGAGCACTATTTAGAAGATTTTCACTTTAATTACTCATCTGCTACAGCGTTTTTGAAGCTGAAAGGCCAGGGTGTAGATTTACATTGAATCAGAGAATTGCTGCTTATTTTTACAAGGTAAGACTTGCATAATTGAAGTATATGCTATAAATAGATTGCAGTATGTCTGTTTACATATATCATTCTCTCCTGTTCGTAATAGTTCCTTTTCATAAATGCATTCACTTGTGCAACTTACAGTTCTTCATATTTCTTTAGGGCATTCTATATGGATTCGTCGGGTTTGGATGTGGTATCATTGGCCAAGGAATTGCAAATATGATAATGACTGCCAAGCGGTTTGTTTCTCTCTGATATCACTAATACTACTATTGTGgctattatttgttgttgttgttgacttGTTGTTTTTCCTGGTTTAGTTTACATAGATGCTGCGTGaagatattataaatttatgtcTTACTCCTTCCTGGATTTGAACTTGGGATTTATCGGGAACCAATGATCATGCTTTTGGAGATTCATAAACTAGAATCTTCATTTCGAAACTTGAACCCCTAAATGTTGCCTTGTTTTAAATTAGTGTTCTACTTCTCCAGTTAGATATGTATATTTGAGTGTCAAGATACAGGGTGGACCCACGTGGAGCCCTATGGGAGTTCGAGCAATCATTGTCTTTGATGcggaacttttattttatttgaacaaCTAATAcgacaataaatattattaagtcAGCACCTATGAACAAAATAGTCTGGTGGGTGCTTTGGTTTGGAAATGCAACAGGGAGCTCCATACCTCTAGCGGTCACAGGACTGAATCCTTCTCTAGACCATTTTGACACTAATCCCCTCAATGTTTTGATTTCTGTCCTTCAACTTTATTCGcttcattttaacttttttactTTCCATTTTGTTCTTTCTCAAATTTCGTGACCCATTTCTCTAAAAATGAAttggtcttttccttttcttcttttattttggtgctttttttctttaatttctttcccTCCAAACCCCATCAaaccaaaacaaaca
This window contains:
- the LOC125850706 gene encoding putative receptor protein kinase ZmPK1 is translated as MVDDGDCHNPITSFPSSTFNIYDFIQILETLKSLKLYYLFPFLVLSFLVLSFPLITSSRILLKGDSFSVKDDSHFITSPQKTFTCGFYPIESTSNAYYFGIWYTNSREKTVVWNAKQDRPVNLKGSKLTLRKNGALVLTDVDDTIVWQTNTTSFDVEKAEVLETGNLVLKNPKGDILWQSFDLPTDTLLPDQRFTKNHRLVPPLRKGSLSPGYFSLYFDSDNVLRMIYDGPFVSSIYWPNRERDVYGNGRTSQNSSRFAYFDGMGRFFSSDMLQFNVSDMGLGILRRLTINTDGNLRMYSLDNSTGLWKMSWQAIAQPCIVHGICGRFSICTYVSKPKCTCPPGYEMVDGSDWSRGCRPMFRSRSLESRHVKFVEVPNVDYWGFDLNATTPLSFESCRELCLGDPRCRAFVYRRTGEGSCYTKGILFNGYRSPGFPGSVFLKLPMNLSASESGHLMLEGTDAKCGLSPENVLFGSPSMYVLDFKKVKWIYLYLFCSTLGGIEIMFFVLGWWALFSKHGIPASIEDGYKMVSSTQFRRFTYTELKKATKNFKVELGRGGSGAVYKGVLADGRAVAVKKLSNEFQEEFWAKMTTIGRINHMHLVRMWGFCSEGRRQLLVYEYVENSSLDRHLSRADILGWKQRFAVALGTAKGLAYLHDECLEWVIHCDVKPENILLDSEFEPKIADFGLAKLSQRGGPGSDFTKIRGTKGYMAPEWALNQPITAKVDVYAFGIVILEMIKGSRLSSWVVDDSECDHEQDSQLGKFVRMVKRKIQSGEDSWVEKLVDPRLEGKFSKNQAVTLLEIGLSCVEQDRNKRPTMASVVQTLLDCEDETTQIT
- the LOC125850709 gene encoding protein RETICULATA, chloroplastic-like, which translates into the protein MAGCSSGNRLFQFTSLKNEIFIMGSIKDSNFTFVKSQDFVGMRKIGYLVCQKNYKSRFLVKSSLNPEGKSISGVSVETVLKENDTYSVGKDVSLLDADNGGDGEGDLAVGNGGNGKYPGGGGGGGGGGGGDNGEGDEEEDEFGPLLKFEDVMREAEARGATLPADMIEAAKSVGIRKLLLLRYLDLQGSAWLGAAMRSSAMLRNRMLADPSFLFKVGTEIVIDTTCATVAEVQKRGKDFWAEFELYAADMLVGIAVNVALVGLLAPYARIGQPSVSQGFVGRFQRAYGALPSSVFEAERPGCRFTLNQRIAAYFYKGILYGFVGFGCGIIGQGIANMIMTAKRSVKKSEHDVPVPPLVKSALLWGVFLGVSSNTRLQIVTGLERLVESSPMGKQFPPVAMAFTVGVRFANNIYAGMQFVDWARWSGVQ